Sequence from the Rhodanobacter sp. genome:
GTGTGGCGCCTCGCAGCCATAGAGTCCACCGCCCCCCCTTATTGGGAGGCGAGAGGATCCAGTGATGGACGAACACCAATGAAATAAACAAGGCGCCTCCAGAGGCGCCTTGTTCGGTACTCAGGTCATTCACGCGGCGCCGAACTTCCCGGCAATTGTTCGAAGTCTTCATCTGGCTCAAGGTAGTGGATTAATCCAGCCCCAGCCATTCTGACTATCACACCGGAACGCAAATAGCTCCACTGTTCTTGTGGAAAGAACGGGGTGTACTCATTCGTGTCGATAGAGCATACAACGACTCCTACGCGCCCCCCCCCTAATGCCACATGATCGCCTAGCCTGACTTCTTTCCCATCTGCATATTTCATTACGCGCCGCCTCCCTTTGTCACAGAGGCACTGCCCCGGGTGGCGGCGGCGGCTCTGTCACGCCAATCGCAGACCAAAAGCACTGACAGTTATTGGGATTCTGGTTCATTCGATACAGGTGTACGTGATCACCCGGGAAAGGGTAATGGGGTTTGCTTGGGGGAACTTTATCAAGGCGGTAACCAATCGTGCCCACTTGGGGCGAACACGGTGGGCAGGAGTTATCAGCCTTATTGCACATTTTTCCGCCAAGCCAATTGCCGACGGCACCGCCCGCAACAGCACCACCTGCAGCACCTGCAGCACCACCAGACTCTCCTCCAGCAACGCCACATCCAACAGTACCTACACCAGGTGCAACCAGCGTGCATGCAGCACCACCACCCACTGCGCCCCCCGCCCCGCCAAGCACTCCTCCTAGAACTCCACCACATGTGGCCCCAGCGGCCGCCCACGCGGCTTGGCATGTCTGTCCCGACGAAGCTAGGCCCAATGGATCGATCGAGCCCAACGGATCTCCATCTACGTAGGCGTAAATGTTCTCCCCTCCATCTTCTCCAATCGGATCGCGACTGAGCCAGCGGCCTACGGCTGGATCATAAGCACGGTACTGCGTCAGAAACAGGCTTGATCCTGGGTCGTGCAGCATACCTGCATACCCGTAGTCGGGATGTATACCCCTTGCCCGTGTTGTGACGCCATACGCACCGTACTTGGCAGTGCCCAGCATCTTGCCATTGGCGTCCGTCGCACCGACTACACTGCCTAATTGGTCGCGCACGTAGTACAGCGCCCGCGCCCCATGGATTTCACCCTGGTCGAAGTAGGTCGCCATCACCACGTCGTTGCCATCACGTACCTGGCAAACCGCCGACCCGCACCACAGATAGCGAGCCTGCGTGCTGGCAGCGCCGTTCTGGTGGGTGATCATCAAGCGCCGGCCCCAGCCGTCGTAACCGTAACGGGTGACTTCACCAGTTGCGGTATTGGTCTGGCTGACAAGCCTACCAGCCGCGTCCCATGTGTACTGATGTACGCCATCACTGATCAGATTGCCATCCGCATCGTACTGCCATGACGTGCCGTTGACTGTGCTGAGCTGGTTCAGCGCGTTGGCAGAGGCCGTGAGGGAAAACGAAGCACCCGTCGCCTTCAGCAGATTGCCGGCCGCGTCGTAGTCGAAGCGGCTGGAATCCCGATCGTCACCGCGCACATCCGTGAGTCGGTATGCCGCATCGTAGCGATACCGCTCGCTGTCACCACGACCATCTTCGTTGTTCCCGTCATCGCGATCGTCATGGCCCCATCCGTCGCGATCGTGACCGTAGTCGTGCTGCAAATCGTTCGCTACCGCCTGTTCCGCATCAATGGTATCGGCCCGATCGTCGTGATTGCCGTCACCATCGTGATCCCGCCCTTCGCGCAGCCGCGGCCACTCGAGTTTGGCGGCTGTCAGCAGGTGCTCGGGGCTATGGGCGTATTCCTGCAGAGTTTCCAGGCGCTGCCCCTTCACGTCCAGGTACATCAGGCGACGCAGTTGCCGGTCACCACGGTTGGACTCGTACTCCATGTTCAACGCAAGGCCGGGCTGGCCGGAGGGCGTCATCAGCACCCGCCACGTCAGCTGGTCGGTGTCGCCGAGATAGCTGTATTGGAAGCTGCCAAGCGGGTTAGTTTCTTCGCTCAACCGACCCAACGCATCGTAGGTATCGCTCACCGTCACGTCCGTGGTGCGGCGAATGACCCTGCCCAACGCATCGTAGGCGTACTGCGCGCTGTCATTCGCACTGAACGGTCCCGTCTCCTGTGCCAGTTTGAGGGCGCCAGGTTGACCGGCTGGCACATAGCTGAAGCCGGTGTTACCCAAACCGTCCGTCATGCCAGTCAGGCGGGAATAGTAGGGATCGTAACGGTAGGATGCCGCCGCCGTGGGGTTCACGGCATGCAGGTACTGCACTCCAGTAAGCAGGTCAGCCAGGTCATAGCTGTACGCCATGGTCTGGCCCAACGCATCGGTCTGGCTAATCAGACGGCCAGCACCGTCATATGCGTACGTCGAGCCCTTGCCGTCGGCATAGGTCTTGGCGGTCACCCGGCCTTCAAGGTCGCGCGTCCACGTGGTGACGTTCCCGTTCGGATCGGTCATCGTGTGGCGCTTGCCGTTGGCGTAGTAGGTGTACTGCGTGACGTGACCCAGCGGGTCGGTGACCGCGATGAGGTTGCGTTCGGCGTCGTAGCCGTAGTGGGTGGTGTTGCCCTGGCGGTCAGTGACGGCCACGAGGTCTAGGCGGTTCCACGTGTACCGGGTGGAGGTGTGGTCGGGATAGCTCACGGATACTACGCGATTGAGCGCGTCGTACTGAAACTGGCGCGTGTAGCCCGCGGCATCAGTGCTGGTGGCGACGCGGCCTTCGGCATCGTAGGTGTACCGCTGCGACACATGCCCGAGCGCGTCGATGACAGACAACAAGTAGCCGTTGCTGTCGTACTGGTAGCGCGTCATGTTGCCCAGAGGGTCGGTGACCGAGGTGCGTTGGCCGCGGGCGTTGTAAGTGTAGGTGGTGGTACCTCCCGCCGCATCGGTCATGGTTAGCGGCTGATGCTGGCCGTTGTAGGTGTAGCTCGCCAGCGTATCGAAACCGTTCGCGGTCTTCTGCTGCACCTGGATCTGGTCAATGCCGTTGGGTGCGTACGTATAGGTGGTTTCGCGGCCATCAGGGTCGATCTTGGACGTGACCTTGCCGTACGCGTTGTAGGTGTAGTGCGTGACCTGACTGCTGCCGTCATCCAGCACCCGACCCACGTCACTGGGCAGGTTCAGCGTGCCGGGATAGTAGGGTGCAGGCTGGGCTGCATAGTCGTACCAGATCATGCCTTCCAGCGGATACTTAACGTTCTCCAGCACGCGCGAGGTGAAGTAGCAGCACGGATAGGCATGCAGGAAATGCTTCATGCGCGCCTTGGTATAGTCGCAGTTCGTCGTGCCGTTGCTTACCGTACAGGCCGCCGCGAACGCATTCTTGTCCCAGTAGTACGAGGCGCGGTAGTTGAGGTAGGCGTTGAAGGTATTCATGCCGCTGGGCGCCTGCGACACACTAAAGGGCATGCCCGGCGCCGCCGGCAAGTATTCGGTGCGTTCGGTGTGGCCATCTGGATCGGTGGCCTGGATCGACAACTCCGTGCTGTTGCCGTTGGCGCCCTCGGTATGCGCGAAGGTGGTGGTGCCGTAGGGCGTGGTCATCGCCTGCACGAACAGGGCGCTGTCATAGGTGAACGTGGACGTCATGCCGATCGCGTCGGTGATCGACACCAACCGGCCCTGATCGTCGTAAGTCAGGGTCGCGTGGCGACCGAACGGATCAGCGATGCCAGTGACGAGCAAGGGCGCCGTGCTGTCACCGTATGTGAAGGTGGTCTGCTGACCGATCGCATCGGTCACCGTGGTTAGGCGGTGCTGGTTGTCGTAACTTAGCGTGAGGGCATTGCCCTGCGCATCGACGATCCGGGTGAGGAGCACCTTGCGCGGGTAGGTGGTCGCGCCGTCCGGCATGGCGAAGACGTCCTTGCTGCCATCGGCGTAGCGCAGTTCGTAGCTGACCGGGTTGCTGGAGGTCATGACTAGCACCGCGCCGTTGTCCGGTTCGGGCGAAAACGCACCAGTGGTTGCGTTGTATCCACTGTAGGGCCAGCCGCCGCCGCCCGAGACATAGCGCAGCACCTGGCTGCCTGGGTTGCTCGGATCATCCTGGATCCAGCTGATCCAGTTGAGCGTCCACTTCTGCCCAACGTTGAAGGTATCGAACACTACCGGCTGGTCGGCTTCGCGCTCGTTGTAGGCAATCGTGGTCTCCACCGTCGGTCCCACCGGCGGGGTGTAGCCAATCGGTGTATCGCGGATGTTGAGGCCCGCGAGCAGCGATTTGAAGGAGTACACCGGCATACCATGGGCAGACCCGCAGCTATTGCTGTCGGCGCTGTCGCACGGCCCATTGGCATTGGGATCGTTGGCCTGTGTGACGCCAGCCCAAGCTTGCATCGTGGCAATGACCAGGATCATCGTTAAAAGTAGCTTGCTCAGCGTCTTCATAAGGTTCTCTCTATCCATGCGAGCGACGTTCTGTGAACCGACGCCGTTGAATCAGTGAAGTGGGAGAAGCGAAACTGGATCGATGCGTGTGCCAGGGGAGACAGGCAGTCCCGAGATCGTGCTGACCTGTTGGCCGTCGGTGTGGCGGAATGCGCCTTGCCGGTAGCGCGCCAGACAGGTGCCGTCGCCTTTCTGGCAAAGCACTGCCACGCAACCGGTCAGATTGTGAAAGAGCGCGAGGTCATCGGCGCTACCGGTGGCCGTTTCGTCGTGCGCGGCGTCGTGCGGGGCGTAACGCACCAGATCGCCCACGTGATACGGCGCGGCGGTGAATTCGGTGCGCAGCATGAAGAGCGTCAACGACTGGTTGGTCGTCCCCTTGGGAACGTCGATCATCACCATCTGCACATCACGCAGATACGGCGTTATCGAGGCGGGCAGGCTTTTCCAGTAACCGTGCGTCTTGGCCCAGTGGAAAACCTGGTTCATGTCCGCCGGCGTGCCCACGCTCGCGAGCCGGCCAATGACCAGGTGAGGATAAGCACCGTCGACGAGCAGGCCACAACGATCAGCACTGCAAATGGACTGCCAAAGCTTGCCATCCCCCGCGCAGGCAGTGCGGTTGAGCAAAAGCAACAGGGTGAGCGCCAGACCTATGGTCACCTTGCGCCAATCGCGTCCACGAACCTCAAGACCTGTAGTCTTGACTGGGCTACGGAGCGATTTCATGTCCCTTGTCTTCCCTGACATCAGCGCCTCCCCAAGCCCTGATTCGATGATGTCGCCGTGAGCCGCATCGCGGCAGGCGATCGCACGCACTATCTCTTCGCCTGCGCATAAACGTCAACAAGCAAGATCTTGCGCTTAGATGAACTGTCCTGACATCGCCTCGTCGACCTCAGTGTCTCATCGGCGACGCCATATGCGATGCCACAAGCCCTCGTCCGTAGACCCGCCGCACCGCGCAGATACACGGCACTGAATCTGTCGCGGCCTAAGGTAGATCTGCTGCACACCCCAGCCCATCGCCAGCATCATGGCCATGACGCCGACGAGACGAAGCAGCAAAACCGGTACGGGCAGCGGCGAATGCGAGGCCAGATACCATGCCTCAAGCAGTTCGAATCCCAGGAAACCCATAACAATACGGCCGAAAAAAGCCAGGCCGCGCAGGGATGCAACGTGACAACCAACGCTATCAGCGCCTTCTGAAGAACGCCAAGCTCAAGGTCATCGCCGCACCCGAGGAGATCGACTATCGGCCGGAGCGTGGTCTGGACAAGTCTGTGATGGCGGATCTGCTGACCGGCTTCTGGATTGGTGCACACCGGAATGTGCTCATCACCGGCGCCACCGGCACCGGCAAGACCTGGCTCGGCTGCGCCCTCGGCGTTCAGGCCGCGCGCCTGGGTTTCACGGTTGCGTACCGCCGAACCGCCCGGCTGCTCGAAGAGATGGCCATCGGGCACGAGGACGGAACCATCGCGCGACAGCGCAACCAGCTCAGCAAGGCGCAACTGCTGATCCTCGACGACTTCGGGTTGACCGCGCTGACGAATAGAGAGCGCTCGGATTTGCTCGAAGTGCTGGATGATCGAGTGGGCAGCGGCGCCACCATCATCCTGTGCCAAATGCCCGTCAAGGATTGGCACTCCTACATCAACGATCCAGCAATGGCCGACGCGATCCTCGATCGGCTCGTCCACAGCAGCGTTAAGCTGGATCTGAAGGGCGAATCCATGCGGCGGGTGAAAAACCGCAGCGGTCAGTAGACTGCCTGCGCCGGGCAGCGAGGTGCCGGCGGTGGGCACCTCGCTGGCGACGGCGGATAGTGTGTTGGCGAAGCTGGGTAGCGCCGCAGGCGACGGTGGTCAGTTGGATTGCCGGTCGTGGTCAATCGCTTTGGCGAAGGTGGTCAACTGGCTGGCGTTTTGCACGGTGGAGGAGAACCACTTCCCCGATCAGCTCCAATCGACTGCGGTGGTCGGGAGCTGCATGACGGCACGGGCGCGCCGAAAGTAGGCGTAGCCTTCAGAGATGCCAAGCCGCGTAGCAGCAGCTCAAGATCCCCCATCGTTCATTAACCGGCTTGCCCGACAAGAAATGCCTACTTCTGAGCATTGTCACGACCAGCCTTTTTTCGCGCCTCAATCATCGCTCGATGAACCTGCCTAGCGACGATGCGGACAACGACCGGGCTGCTGCGTGCAATGCCAATCAGCGGTGCGACGAACTCTAATGGGGCTTCGCGAAGTCCCTTGGCGAAGCGTTGCTTGATGATGTGAAAGGTATCAGCCATAGACGTGGAACCTATTCTCCTTGGGATCGGAGTTCACTTCGGTGCCTGGCAGTCGCAATCGCCGCGCTCGCTGTTGTCTGGGATCTTTCGCGCAGGCGTTGGGCGAAGTCTTCCGCCCGTGGATGGTAGTAACGCTGCAGCATGGTGCTGGATGAGTGGCCCACAATTTTCATGAGTTCGTGCAAGCTGAAAATGCACGCGAGCCGACTGATCGCCTCGTGGCGTAGGTCATGGAAGTGCAAGTCGACCAAGAAGTCGGGATCGACCATATGTCCCGATGTTGCGCAGAAGGTTAGGTATTCCTGCCGACCACGCTTCACCGCACGCATCAGGGCTTGGGTGAGGCTGTGCGGCTTCAATCCACCAAACACGAGATCTTCCTGCTTGGCACGCGACGAGCGCAGATCACGTAACGTGGTGATGGCAGCTGGCGACAGGGGGACATCACGTGCACGAGCCGACTTCGTAATATTTCGTGGCAGGCGAACAACACCCTTGTCGAGATCGATCATTGACCATGACATGGCGCACAGCTCTCCACGACGCATGGCGGTCTCGACGGCCACACTCGCCGCTGCTCGAAGCCGGACGGACTTGCTAGCCATCAAGAGCGTCTCGAATTCCTCGTGACTAACACGCCTCTCACGTTGCACCTCCCCTTCCAGGCCCATGTTTGAGGCAGGGTTATCGAGGCCAGCCATGCCCCACGACTCGCGCGCACACTCGAACATCGCGTGCACGATGCCTAGTCGCCGATTGATTGTGGCCACTGCATACCCAGCCTTTTCCCACCGAGTGCGCATAGCCCGGACATCGCTGCGGGTGATCCGAGAGAGAGTGAGTTTGACCAGTTCATCGCAGCTGATGGTGCGGATGTGACTCTGCTCGGGATCCCCGCCCCGATGCGCTGCGGCTTCCTCCTCAGAGTACTTGGTGAGCGCCTGACCGAACGTCATGCGATCCGCACCACCCACATCGCGCCAGGCGCCTCGCTCAATTTCGCTCTCGGTTTTCCGCCCCCATGCCTCTGCATCTTCTTTCCTAGAGAAGGTCTTGTATAGCTGCGGGACGCCAAAGCGGGCCTTACGGATCAGTACTTTCCAAGTGCCAGAGTCAGTTTTTGAGATGGTTGCCATGCGACGAGTGTATGGGCACGACCATCCCCGCGCAGTACAAGAACAGGTGTTCCGCCAACAACACCGCGCGTCGTACGAATTGCCCTGAAGCCCTTGGTACGCCTAGCATTGAAGGCATCTGAATTTCGCCTTCACACGGCAGGTGTCACAAGTTCGATCCTTGTACCGCCCACCACTTAATTTGACGACAAAGGCCACCCCACGGGTGGCCTTTGTCGTTGTGCGGAAGGCAGTCCGGAAACTGTCCACGAAAACCGTAGAGTTCGTCGCGCCAAAGAAATGAAACGGATTTGAACTGACTGACTGCCTCGACCTCAACCCGAGGGCGGGCACACCCTCGGATGCTTCAGGCCTTCACGTTGATGAGTTGGCCGACGGTTTGGCCTGCGCCATTGACGGTGGCTGCGGAGGACGGAGCTGCCGCGGCCGCCGCGCCGCTGCTGTCGTTGTCGCCATCGTTATCCTGGACCCCAGGAACTTCAGCACTCTCAGGTTTTTTTTGTACCTGGGCAGGCAGGGCCGAGCTGACGGAAGAGACGTTCATGAGACACCTGTACGGTTGAGAAAGACAACGAGGGCGGAGTCCCCCAGTCGTCGTATCGTCGGAAGCCTGAAAATCTTTAGCGTGACGTGCCGGCAAAGTGGGTTCAGGACATGCCGGCCTTGACGCCCTGTCGCCCCGGAAAGCCGCCGCATGGGTCTGGAAAAAGCCCAGCGACCCGGAGAAGAAACTCGGCGCACCCAGCACGCGACTCGGACGATGGAGAAAAGTGCGCGGCACGCCGGGCGATCTTGCCCACATCGCCGCCCGGTGACCGCCATGCCGGGTTGCGACGACCTCGCGATGCCTTGGTCGGCCCATGCCAATGCCTTGTCCACCCGTCCGTTCGTTGCCGGAGGGTTACCGAGGCATTTCCATTTTCACCCCCTCGTCCGTCTTTGCCCCAACGGATGCAGGTTCCGCCAATGAGCGGCGGGACGCTGTACGGATGCACCGTGGAATTCGACGTATAA
This genomic interval carries:
- the istB_2 gene encoding IS21-like element ISFK1 family helper ATPase IstB, producing MQRDNQRYQRLLKNAKLKVIAAPEEIDYRPERGLDKSVMADLLTGFWIGAHRNVLITGATGTGKTWLGCALGVQAARLGFTVAYRRTARLLEEMAIGHEDGTIARQRNQLSKAQLLILDDFGLTALTNRERSDLLEVLDDRVGSGATIILCQMPVKDWHSYINDPAMADAILDRLVHSSVKLDLKGESMRRVKNRSGQ
- a CDS encoding tyrosine-type recombinase/integrase, with translation MATISKTDSGTWKVLIRKARFGVPQLYKTFSRKEDAEAWGRKTESEIERGAWRDVGGADRMTFGQALTKYSEEEAAAHRGGDPEQSHIRTISCDELVKLTLSRITRSDVRAMRTRWEKAGYAVATINRRLGIVHAMFECARESWGMAGLDNPASNMGLEGEVQRERRVSHEEFETLLMASKSVRLRAAASVAVETAMRRGELCAMSWSMIDLDKGVVRLPRNITKSARARDVPLSPAAITTLRDLRSSRAKQEDLVFGGLKPHSLTQALMRAVKRGRQEYLTFCATSGHMVDPDFLVDLHFHDLRHEAISRLACIFSLHELMKIVGHSSSTMLQRYYHPRAEDFAQRLRERSQTTASAAIATARHRSELRSQGE